The following proteins come from a genomic window of Miscanthus floridulus cultivar M001 chromosome 2, ASM1932011v1, whole genome shotgun sequence:
- the LOC136528451 gene encoding probable glutathione S-transferase GSTU6 isoform X1: MAGGGELKLLGTWASPWACRVRIAMHLKALSYDYVEEDLDNKSDLLLTSNPVHKKVPVLIHNGKPISESLVIVQYIDEAFASNGRSLLPSDPQERAIARFWAAYIDDKITASWKQAFSAKTEEERLEGTKQLLVAVETLEGALRVCSKGKPFFGGDSVGYLDVVLGGLLPWLQGTEALCGVEFLDAARTPLLSAWAERFGALDAAKAVLPDVGRLVEFAKVRREQQAAAAAAAKN; the protein is encoded by the exons ATGGCAGGAGGAGGTGAGCTGAAGCTACTCGGCACATGGGCGAGTCCCTGGGCGTGCAGAGTGAGAATTGCCATGCATCTCAAGGCCCTGAGCTATGACTACGTCGAGGAGGACCTTGATAACAAGAGCGACCTCCTCCTCACGTCCAACCCCGTGCACAAGAAGGTGCCTGTGCTCATCCACAACGGCAAGCCAATCAGTGAGTCGCTTGTCATCGTGCAGTACATCGATGAGGCGTTTGCGAGCAATGGTCGCTCCCTCCTCCCCAGCGACCCTCAAGAACGTGCGATTGCTCGTTTCTGGGCCGCTTACATCGACGACAAG ATAACGGCGTCGTGGAAACAGGCATTCAGTGCCAAGACGGAGGAGGAGAGGTTGGAGGGGACGAAGCAGCTGCTCGTTGCGGTCGAGACACTGGAGGGGGCCCTGAGAGTCTGTTCCAAGGGAAAGCCTTTCTTCGGCGGCGACAGCGTCGGCTACTTGGACGTCGTTCTTGGCGGGCTCCTCCCGTGGCTGCAAGGAACCGAGGCGCTGTGCGGCGTGGAGTTCTTGGACGCCGCCAGGACGCCGCTGCTGTCGGCGTGGGCGGAACGCTTCGGCGCCCTGGACGCTGCCAAGGCCGTCTTGCCGGACGTCGGCAGACTGGTCGAGTTCGCCAAGGTGAGGCGCGAACAGCAGGCTGCGGCGGCTGCGGCCGCGAAGAACTAA
- the LOC136528451 gene encoding probable glutathione S-transferase GSTU6 isoform X2 encodes MHLKALSYDYVEEDLDNKSDLLLTSNPVHKKVPVLIHNGKPISESLVIVQYIDEAFASNGRSLLPSDPQERAIARFWAAYIDDKITASWKQAFSAKTEEERLEGTKQLLVAVETLEGALRVCSKGKPFFGGDSVGYLDVVLGGLLPWLQGTEALCGVEFLDAARTPLLSAWAERFGALDAAKAVLPDVGRLVEFAKVRREQQAAAAAAAKN; translated from the exons ATGCATCTCAAGGCCCTGAGCTATGACTACGTCGAGGAGGACCTTGATAACAAGAGCGACCTCCTCCTCACGTCCAACCCCGTGCACAAGAAGGTGCCTGTGCTCATCCACAACGGCAAGCCAATCAGTGAGTCGCTTGTCATCGTGCAGTACATCGATGAGGCGTTTGCGAGCAATGGTCGCTCCCTCCTCCCCAGCGACCCTCAAGAACGTGCGATTGCTCGTTTCTGGGCCGCTTACATCGACGACAAG ATAACGGCGTCGTGGAAACAGGCATTCAGTGCCAAGACGGAGGAGGAGAGGTTGGAGGGGACGAAGCAGCTGCTCGTTGCGGTCGAGACACTGGAGGGGGCCCTGAGAGTCTGTTCCAAGGGAAAGCCTTTCTTCGGCGGCGACAGCGTCGGCTACTTGGACGTCGTTCTTGGCGGGCTCCTCCCGTGGCTGCAAGGAACCGAGGCGCTGTGCGGCGTGGAGTTCTTGGACGCCGCCAGGACGCCGCTGCTGTCGGCGTGGGCGGAACGCTTCGGCGCCCTGGACGCTGCCAAGGCCGTCTTGCCGGACGTCGGCAGACTGGTCGAGTTCGCCAAGGTGAGGCGCGAACAGCAGGCTGCGGCGGCTGCGGCCGCGAAGAACTAA